The segment AAGGCGGCAGTCCGACCATGCGCTTAAATACTTTCGAGAAATGCGTCAAGTCGTTGTAGCCTACCATATAGCAAGTATTCGTTACACTTTCGCCGCCGTTCAACAGAACCTTGGCCCGTTTGATTCTTTGCCGCATGATATATTCCTTGAATCCCACCCCCATGTGCTTCTGAAACAATCGCGAATAATGATATTTGCTGATATACACATGTGCAGCGGCCTGATCCAGGGACAAATTGCTGTCGCACAAGTGGTTGTGGATATACTGGAGCGACTCGCGCATGGCCTTGTCCCGAGGGGAGGCTCCTTCCAGCAAATATGTATCGATCCATTGATTCAGCAAGCCCATATGAAATTGATTCACTTGGGTCAGCACCAGTGTCGGACATCCCATATTGAGATCATAAACCTTCCAGGAGTCAGGAAATGCCCGCTCATCCGTCAAAAACGCAATGAGTTGATAGCTTGCCTCTTTTGCCAGCTCCATCGCATTCTGATAGCACTCTGTTACATACAGCTTGGCTTTTACAGTTTGGTGATCCAACAGCTTCACATGATTCAACCCCTTTCTTCGATATAGAACCAGAACGTCCAATGCCCATCATCCTTTCCCCATTTTTGTACATCCATCGCTACTAGCAATTTAATCTTACAACCGAATGGCCGCACGCGTTATGCAATTATTGTTAAAAGTTTGGTTTAAGTTGTGGAAAGGTGTCGATGCAGCAAGTAAAGTCGAGTGGCGGAGGGAGAGCATATTGTATGCTCTTAGGAAAAAGGAGGTGGCTTCGGAATGGGAACCTATGAACGCGCCGAATTCGCTTTGTCCCACCGGCATCCGGATGACCCAAGTCCGATTGATGAATGCAGCTATTTCGGCTGCAGACGCCCCATCTACAGAGACGAAAAAAACTGGGAGCTGTTCGGGACTTGGTTTTGCAGCGCTGTTTGTGTGGCCCGGCATGTGGATGCCAAGCGACTATATCCTGACCAAATTCATGACGGACAGCATTAGGGGGGAATGAACGATGATCCGCAAACTAACCGACGATGAGCTGCGGTTCTTGCATAAAGAAGGCTACTTGGTTCTGGAGCAATTGTATGCGTTGGAAGAAATAGAGGACATCCGTCAAGCGTTCGATCATATGTGGATTGATGCGGTCGTGAACAAGCAATTCGTACAGCAGCCAAACCGACCGTTGACAAGCCTGTATCCTCCCGTCCGCGACCGCCATCTGTCGCATGAACGGCTCATGCAATTGATGCTGGACCCGCGAAATATTGCGCTCGCCGAGCAGCTGTTGGGCGAAGAGCCGCTGGCCGTTGGCTGCGATTGCTTCTTCAAAGCGCCGGGGGCCGATGTGCTGCCCTTTCACCAGGACAATTACGACATTGGGGCGGAACCCGGCACGACCTGGGCCGTCTGGATCAGCTTGGATCAGGCAGATCCGGAGAATGGCGCTTTGCGGTTTGTACCCGGTACGCAGCACTTCGAGCTGATTCCTCCGAGGCTGCCTTCGCATCTGTCCGCTTACGGTCAGGCGGTCCGCGTACCGGAAGGCTATAAAGCCGTTGACGTAAGCACCTCGCCCGGGGATGTCGTTCTGTTCAACGGTCAAGTCCTCCATGGCTCCCATGCGAATCGCACGCTGTACCGGTTCCGCCGTTCCTTCGTCACCCATTATGTAGGCAGCAGCGTCCAGAAGATTTACGTGCATTATTTGGATTTGTACGATCGGCATGGAAACGTCGTGAAGCGCAAGCTCAACCGGATGCACAAGCTCCAATTCGATCCGGCCTACCGGCGAAAGACGTCTATCCATTCTCGCAAGCCAACATCATGATCAGCCGCACAACAGAAAGGACCGCCTGCTCCCCGTGCCGGGAAACAGGCGGTCTTTCATTCACGCTTCTTGGCCGGCTTACACGGGCTCAATAAGCGAAATGATGTTGCCGTCCGGATCAACTACGTTGAAATAACGGAATTCATTCTTTTCACCGAACGTGCGAATATGCGTGTCGCAGTGCATTTTCAAGCGCCCTACTTCCTTGAAGGTCTCCTCAATGTTCGATACGTGGAATCCGAGCAGAGAGAGACGGTCCCCTACTACGTGGTTGTCATCGATAAGGGTGATCATGGCGCGATCGGCAAGATCGCCTACCTGCAGACGCTCCACACAATCGTTTCTGTACGCAACAGGGAAATCGAAGGTTCTTCTGTAGAAATTAATCATTTCCTGGTAGTTCTTCGTTCTCAAGAACACGTTATCGATATAATTCACTTTTACTGCCATAGGGAAAACTCCTTCCGATTTGAGAGTTTCGAACCGCACGCCCCGGGAGATTTCACTTGTGCTGTTCGACACCTCTATCTTCCCATATGGGCGAACAATTTCCTCTGTTTTAGCTGAGTGGATTTCAACTTCTGATGGTCAGATAAGCCTCATCCTTGAAGATAGCGCTGTATAATTTTCGGCCAGCGGCCGGATTCTCGGCCATGGGCATAAAGAAATGCCTGTACCCAACGGTCGATGCCAAACCCGGTGCAGCCTGAATGCAAGCTGCTTTGGTCATGACCGCAGCTCTTGACCCCGAAGGCCTCGCACAGCACGTGTCCGCATAAGTTGAAGGAGGCGATGGAGAAGTCGGGTTGCCCGTTCCCCGCACTGCGCAGCTCATACTTCAGCGCATGCGCGGATTGCTGATACATCAGCACACTGTCATCCTCGTAGAAGAAAGGATCGGTTGCGCTTTCGATATACCCCTGTAAGCCCAATGCCTCGAAGAGCGACCAGGTCAGCCCAATCAGCTGCTCCCTGATCTCCGCCACACGCTCGGGCTCCCCGATATAAATGATCTCCCGCATCGCAAACTCGCGCAGCCGCGTCGGGGACAAACGGCTGCGATGCTCGTGCCGGAAGCATGATCCGGCGGCCGTATATACGGACAAGCTTTCTACTCGACTCACCCCTGTTCGCGCCAGCTCCTCATATACATGGAAGCAGAGGCAAGGCTGGAGAAAATATCCGCTCGGCTGGAGAAAGGCGCCGGACTCCTTCTGTTCGTCCGACTGCTCTCTGTAGCTCCTCAGCACCGCATCGTCATGCGCAATTTCGCTAACGCCGTACATATGCTGCGGGAAGTGCGCCAAATACCCGCCCATTTTCATTTGTTTCGTTGTCATCAAGGAAGGATATTTTCGTTGCGAAGCGCCAGACTTCAAGGCTATCTCCAGGAAGATCCGGTCGAAGGCTTGTGCAAGGCCTACTTCGTCCCCTTCCAACTGAAGCCCTCCTAGCGAAGATCGGGCAGCTGCAGCCCACGACTGGGCAGGCTGTCGCACTCGGTTGTCATGGGAAATTTGCTTCGGGGCATATTTCGCCAGCAAGCCGACTCGCATATAACGGTTCAGCCTTTCTTGGAACGCGGCAGGTTCCTCATCCCCCGCATATTCAACCTCCAGGCAGTCTGCTTGCAGACGTACGTCAACAATGTGTTCGGACAAGTAATAGACACTATCGGTCAGTTGCTCGGCCTTCGCCCGCTTTTTCTCGCTGGCCAGCGGGTAGCGAAAAATCATACAACACACCCTCTCCATTCCTTCGGGCGGAGCCCTCGTCTATCAAAAAATGCCATGAATGATTTGATCATAGAAGGCAGCGTCCCTGTATTGGAAAATGCTCGATTCATCAATGATTTTCGGCCGGGAGTTCAGTCTCCTCCGTACCCGCTGGCCATGCTTGCTCACCAAATGACTGTAATTCAATGCAATCCGTTCGACGCTTGCTCTGGCGAAATGCGTGACAAAGGAACGCCGGTAACGATAGGACGAAACATTTTTGGAAGACCCGTGATACATATTGCCGTTGAAGAGAACTACATCGCCCGGTTCTGTCTCTACCTGTATGCGCTGGTAGCCATCCGGCTTCCTGAGAATTTCGGAACTGTATGCATTGCTGCTGCCCGGTACGACTTCCGAGGGCGCAAGCCCGAGCTTGTGCGTGCCCGGCACGAAGAACAAGCTGCCGTTTTCCCCGTCTGTTGCATCTATGCTCACCCACATCGCGTAAGAAGTATCCGGCTCGATGCCGATATGGGCATTGTCCTGATGGAATCCAAGTCCTTTCGTGCCTGGCGGCTTGAAGTAATAGTTGCTCTGTATGGCAAGCGGTTCTTCGCCCAGCAGACTTTCCAATATGGCGATCGCTTCCTGCTTCAGCATGAAGGCTGTAATCACGGGGTTATCGCGGTGGAAGTCTCTCAGCCGGTTGGGAAAAAGACTCTCCAGCGGTCTTTCCCGATTTTGCCGAATTTTCCCGAGCGCCATCAATTCCGTCCATATCTTGACATACTCCTGATGAAGCTCATCCAGCTCGCGCTTCGAATAAACGCCTTTCACAATGAGGTATCCCTGCTCGTCGAATTGCTGTCTATCCTGGAATGCAATGGGTGTGTCTGGCATATCGCTTCCCTCCTTCATGAGCACTCGTTGCACACAAGCGCGTTATTCGAAATGGCAAACATTGAGCACATTGCCTTCCGCATCTGTGAAATCAAATGTCTGAACCGTGCCGTAATCGCGAAGCGGTCCTACAGCTATTCCCCGCTCCTGCATCCGTTCATACGTCTGCTGAATATTGGAGGTGTATAAATTGAACAGAGGATGCGGTTCAGCGACGGCATCCTGCTTCACCAGCGTAATCGGCGTCTTGTCTCCCGCTCTGAGAGCGGCGATCATGTCTGTCCGCCAAATCACAGGCAGTCCCAAAGTGTGATGGTACCAAGCAAATGCCTGCTCAAAATCGCGAACACGCAAGAAAACCGTATCCATTCTCTCAAACAAAGGTTGCTCCATCTTCTCCCTCCCTGATTCAAACTCCAGGCGAATGCGCAGGTTGATTGCCGCTTGTCTTCCGGCATTCATCCGCATTCACCCGAATTGTAGCATCAGGCCGGGGAGCAGACTCTGCTTCGCGTGCGAATCTTGCGGGGATGAATGGCTTCTTGCGCCTGCTATTACCCGATTCGGTCGAAAGTCCCCTGCATAAACCGATACTCGCCGATTGACGCCTTTTATACTAAAAACAAGCAATGGATGGATAACCAGGGAGGAGCATGGATATTGAAGAAGTGCTATGTGATTGACGATGTGCTGAACCGCAAGCAAGCCGACTTGCTGTTGGCCAAGCTCATCTACAGCGTTGAAGGAATTGCCGGATGCCGGCTGGATGACCACTCGCAAACTATACAGGTTGACTTGCTGCCAGGCTGCGATCAAGAGGAATTGGATGAGACCGTACATCAATTGATCGAGGAGGTACGAAGCCAGCGGGTAATCGCCTCGAGGATGTATGTGCAGCGGGATGGACATGCTTGGACAGGCCAGGCGGACATAGAAGAGGCGTTCGCCGACAATGGATCGGTGCGCCGCGGCTTGGCGGTTGCCTTGTTCGAGCGCATAGACCGAAAACTGCTTGCTCTGGCGGAGCGTTACGGCAGCGAGCAGCGAAAGTATCCGTCCATGATCCCGCTCGACATATTGGACAAGTGCCGGTACATTCCCGCCTTCCCGCAAAACATTCATCTGGTCTCGGAAATCCCTCACCGCCTGAATGCATTAAAGCAGGCCAGACAGCCGGAGCGATTGCCCGAGTTGGCCAGACTCAGTCCGTATGCATTAGCCCCCGCCGTTTGCTTTCACTGTTACGCAGAGCTCGCCGGCTCCCGGCTGCAAGCGCCGCTGGCACTGACAGCCCGAGGGCGCTGCTATCGCCATGAAGCCCCATGGCGTCTGGGCAAGCATCGGCTGAATGAATTCAGCATGCGTGAAATCGTGCTGTTCGGCCATGACGATTATGTCGAGACACAGCGCAAGCATCTTATAGATGAGACTTGGGCGCTGTTCGCATCGCTCGGATTGCCTGGCAAAATCGAAACTGCCAGCGATCTGTTCTACTTTTCCGATGAATCGGATAGAGGACAGCATCAGCTGGCAGCTAATTTGAAATATGAATTGATCGTAACGCCGGAAGCGGCTCCCCCGTTCTCGATTGCTTCGTTCAATTATATGGGCGACAGCTTGTGCAAGCCGTTCTGCGTCACCGACCGCGGGGGGAATCCGCTGCAATCCGGCTGCGCCGCTTTCGGACTCGACCGCTGGGTGTATGCCTTGCTGCTCGCTTACGGTCCGGACGATGCCCGATGGCCGGCACAGGTTCATGCCGTTCTAAACGCGACCTAATCCAGCTGAAGCTGGCCGATAATCGCTTGCGGCCTCAACGGACGATGCGCGCAAGCGTGCAGCGCGTCCTTCCAGCAGCGCGAGATGCCCGGCTGGAACAACGTCCTTCTCATATGCTGCAAAGAACGCATGTTGTGCCATTCGCCGTACTGGTTATCCAGCGATTGCTGGAGCTCGGACGCGGCAACTTCCCCCAGCAGATAATAGTAGTAGGTGGCAGGCAAGGTGCTGAGATGCGGCTTGCTTGCCCAATAAGGCTTATCCCATTCCTCCGGCCTCGCAATCTCCTGGTACTCCTCGACGAGCTCCCACCACAAGCGATTAAGCTCCCCATCCGGATTTTCATACAGCTTCCGCTCAAATTGTACAAGCGTCATGGTCCAAAATAGCTTCACCAGCAGGGAAGCCTGCAGATCGCGCTGCCCGTCCCTCTCCTGCACATAGGATGCCTCGTTGTTAAGCGATTGCCGCCAGCCAGGAACATACAGCAGTCTTTCCATCAGCAGCGCGGCAGCCTCGCTCAGAAACGGATGAGCCGGCTGTCGCAGCAGAAAAGGAAGAGAAGGATCGTAAGCCAGCTCCGCGAAAGCGTGGCCGAATTCATGCAGGACGATGCGCGCTCCCCTGTCATCATGACTCACCTGACAGGATATACGGACATCGCTTCCTCGATCGATTGGCAGACAGAAGTTGGCCGAGCTCTTGCCTGCACCGTCGCCCAAATCCATTCGCTTCACCAGGTCGCCAAGCCAAATCCCCCGGTCTTCCAACCACCTCGCCACGCCAGCAGAAAACTTGTGCAGATCTATCGCTTCAGCCGGCGTCTCGGGCTCGTACGATTGGAAGAAGGGATCCGGGTAATGCCAGGAGCGAATCGCGGAAGGAGCAATGCCGAATCTGCGGCAAATGCCCTGATCGATTTCTTCCTTCACCTTGCGGTAAGACGTCTGCAGCTCTTCCTTCAGTAGGCGCACAATAAGGTCCAATTCAGTCCCATCCATCTCTTGTGCAGCCAGCTTCATCGCATAATAATCGGGAAACCCTCTCGCGCGGGCCAATCGATTGCGCATCCTCACCTGTTCAATCAGCGGAGCGGCTATCTCTTCGCCCAATCGCATATACGCATGCCAGAGCTGCTTCCGCTTTCCGCCGTTATCCAGCATGCGAAACAGAATGCGTGTCTCCTTCTCGGTCAAGGAACGGCCTTCGATTGTCGTGCGGTACATACTGATGCGGACGTTCAATTCGTTCCATAGCCGGACCCACTGTGCGCGCAGCTGCTCGTCCTCATGATGCTCCAGCATTTCGTTGCGCAATACCGTCCACTGCCTTCTTGCCAGTGGCGATGATGTCTGCGTGCATCCGGCTTTTACTGCTTGGCGCCATTCCGGGGAAGCAAGCAGCTGCCGGTATGTCTGTTCGTGCTGCTCATACGCTTGCGCCCATTGTCCATCCCCGCTCGTCAGCAGCATCCACAAAGCATGCATCTTGTCCGCATAAGGCTTGGCCAGCTGCGTGTTAATCGTATTAAGGAATGCTTCCTCGCCTGAAGTCACTTGACGCACCTCTAAATGGTGACGGTGGTTCCGTCGAATTTGGTGAAGGTAAATCCGCTGAACGCTTCATGGAATTGGCTGCTGTAATCCTGCAGCAGACGTATAGCTGCCGCTTCGCCCAACTTCAAGCCTTCCTCTTCGTCACTTCGCCAGTGTACGCCTGCCGTATCCCGGCCATAGGCAACATTCGCCGCAAGCTTGTTCAATTCTCCGCCGATTGTCAAGGCAGGACCGGTATAAGGCTCAAGCGACAAGCCGTCCTTGCTGGGCTGAACGGGGCGAGGCAGCTCATACGATTCATGGAAGAATGCCTTGAGCACAGTCGTACAAGCGCCGGCAATGCTCGAATGGCCTCCCGGATAAGACGGATGCGCCGGACAGCCTTCCGGGTACGCCATGGGAAGCAGGTATGTGCCGAACTTCTTGGACACTTCTGTCGCAGCGCGGGACTGCAAGAGGTCGTTGTGGAATGGATATGCCTTCCTGCCTGTCTTGTGCAGGTGCAGATATCCGGCATAAGCTTCCGGCCTTACTCGGCGATGAACCTGAAACTTTTGGTACCAGGCAGCAGCGAGCCCTGACTTGGAGGCAGCGGCAACAAGTTCCAGAATATGCGGGCCGCCAAATGTTGCAAAACCGGCTTGTGTGGAAGAATGCACGTATGGGTTGGAGCGGTCTATCGCTTCTTGCGGCAATCTTAACAAAATGAGGGCGGCAGTCAGGAAGATTTGATAGGAAAAATCAGTGTGCACCAAGCTTGCCAAGTCTCGGCCCGTCCGCAGATACCTTGGAGTCGCGTCCAATTTCTGCGGAGATTGCGGCTGACTTCCGTTCTGAATGGCCAACCATTCATCATATTGGGTCAGATGGTCGGAACCCGAGGCTGCAACCCTATATTTCTGCTGGACGGTCAACGCCCCGCCATACGGGAAATCCCCATATATAAACTGGGAGAGGAACGGCCCTGTCGTTTCGCCGGCTAATCCTCCGCGAAACAGCTCTTTCGGCGTTACGCTTCCTTGCGGCGACCTCGGTCCCCGATAATCAGTCAAGGCCGAGAGCTCCTTCGCAGCAGCCGCTACCAGCGCATTCGTCTCGTACTCGGCAAATGGGATATCTCGGGTCAGCGCTCGCCAATAAAGCTCCACCAATTCGCCGGCCATCTGCGCGCTGTCAAAGGCAGGCGGAGCAGGAAGCGCAAAGTGGTGACAATCTGCTCCGACCAGATCATAGCCCAATCCGGCTTGCGGATTCACGAGCTTCGCTTTGCCGCCTAGCGGAATTGCTTCGTAATCCTCCGGTCTTCCGGTTGAAATGGCATGCTTGAAGGTTTGGTAGGCACTGGCATCGACCACTCCAAGCTCGTTATGCGGCAAGACTTTGGAGAAACTCCCGATTTTCTCCGGATATTTCTGCTCATCCCCATTGTAGCCCTGCTTCGGATACGGCTGCTTGCGCTGAAAAGCGGCCGCCTCTACACGAGCTTGATAGGCCCGTTCCCGGCGCGTGTCGGCAGATGATAAGGTAAAAGAATACGCGGCGCTTTCGGCTTCCCTTGCTCCCGCTTTGTTCGTTTCCATCGATAGATCAATCCTTCCCGTATATAATGTAACGCTGCTCTACGGGAATCATTGTACGATTGAAGACGCATGGCATGCTCAGCTTTTAACGGACGTTCGTCCGGCCTGCCCCTTTCAAGCACAAAAAAAGATGCCGCACCCCGAGTCAGGGTTTGCTGGCATCTTCCATGAGCGTATCATAGTCTATTACATGTTCATCAATCCGGCTAACGACCGCTTCGACCTAGCCGAATGTTGGCCGCCGTTAGCTGTTCGCGATTTTTCCTGGCTAGCCGCTCTATGCTTTATTTCGGCACTTCCAGCTTGTAGCCTACTCCCCATACTGTCGTGATCATGGCAGCCGCTTCCGGCGAAACCTTGTTCAGCTTCTCGCGCAGCCGTTTGACGTGTGTGTCCACAGTACGCAGATCGCCAAAAAATTCATAATTCCATACATCTTTCAGCAGATCTTCACGGGAGAACACTTTGTCCGGCGAGCCTGCCAAATAATGCAGCAGCTCATATTCCTTCGGGGTCAGACTAATTTCCTGTCCGCCCGCCGTAACCCGGTGTGCATCATGCTCAATGACCAAATGCGGGAATACGATATTGTTGCTCGTCCCCGGATCTGTCGCCAAATAAGCAGTGGAGGAGGAGCGGCGCAGGATTGCCTTGACCCGGTAAATCACTTCCCGCGGGCTGAATGGCTTCACGACGTAGTCATCAGCCCCTACCTCGAAGCCTTGCACACGGTTGGATTCTTCCCCTTTGGCTGTCAGCATAATGATCGGCGTCGCCTTCTCTTGGCGCACGCGTTCGCACACCTCTACACCGTCGATGCCTGGCAGCATGACATCCAGCAAAATCAGGTCGTAATTGTGGTCCAGCGCTTTCCGCAGCGCAGTCTCGCCATCCTCGGCCTCCTCAATCATGTATCCTTCCTTCTCCAAATACATTCTGAGCAAACGGCGAATGCGCTCCTCATCATCGACGACCAAAATCGTAGTAACCGGATCGCTCATTGCGCGAACACTCCTTTCTCCGCCCACACGGGCTTCACGTAATTATCTAGACGCCTGCGTAGGCGTGCAAACCGGCGATAAGCAGGTTAACGCCGATCAAGGTGAACATTACAATAATGAAGCCTACGACAGCCAGCCAGGAAGATGGCTTGCCTATCCATCCCTTGGACAGACGAATATGCAGATAATAGCTGTAGAACAGCCAGGTGATCAACGCCCACACTTCCTTCGGATCCCATCCCCAGAAGCGCGACCAGGCGATTTGCGCCCAAATCATCGCGAAAATCAATGCGCCCAGCGTGAAGATCGGAAAGCCTATGGCGATGGAGCGGTAGCTGATTTCGTCCAGCAGCTCCGGATCCAAATCCTTCGTAGCCGGCTGTACAGCAGCTCCGATCTTCCTCCGGAGAATGAGTCGAACCAGCCAATAGAGCGCCGTCCCCGACAACAGCGACCAGATGATGGTGTTCAGCTTGCTTGCCGAGTTGATGCCCTTCAGCCAGCCAGGTGCTTCGACCCATGGCTCGGATGTTCCCAGGAAAGTGTCCATCGATACTTTCTCATACTGGTGCGGTCCGACAATTGGCGGCATGGAGTACGTTACATTTTTCGTTATGACCTCGCCCCTCTCCTCCGTCGGGTAGTTGAACTCCGCTTGGTAGCCCAACCCTTTGAAGAGGAAATGCATGAGAACAAAGCCGATAAATACAAGGATCACCCAGAAGACAAGTTCCAATCCCCGTTGTTCACGCCGTTCGGTTTTGCCTGTCCCCGCATAGTTCACTGTACGGACCAGATGAATAAATCCGGCAGCAAAGCCAATCGCGAAGAACGCTTCCCCGAGCGCTGCCGTTGTCACATGGATAATGAGCAGATTGCTTTGCAGCTGAGGAATCAGCGGAGAGGTTTGCCACGGATATACGGAAGCGTATATCAGGATGACAACCGTAACCGGCAGAGCGAACATGCCTAGTACCGGCGTGCGATAGATGGCAAACAAGATCAAAAATGCAATCGTAATCAGCCCTGCCAGCAGCACCAAATATTCAAACATGTTGCTGTTCGGGATATGACCTGCGCTGATCCAGCGGAGGATAAAGTATACTGCATGCAAGCCAAATGCCGCCAATGTGATAATGATCGACCTGCGTCCCCATTTCCGTTCATGCGTATTGGCATCGTGCTTGCTATAGCGCTTGCCCATCACCGTTACACCGTATGTGATGGAGCCAATCATATAGAGAAAGAGGGCTAGTCCCAATGCAAACATACTGATATTTACTAAATTCAAGAGCCGTTCACCTCATTCGCCAATGTCTTGGCATCCACTTCAACGCCAGCCTTGTTCAGAGCTGCGGTCAGCTCTTGACGGATGCCAAACCAGTTCTTATTCGTATGGGCGCCGATCGTCAGCACGCCGTTATCGATGCGCATCCAGATCCGGCGATGATGCCAGTAGAAACCGAGAATCAGGCCAATCATGGAAATGGTTGCTCCCGTCCAAATGA is part of the Xylanibacillus composti genome and harbors:
- the ccsB gene encoding c-type cytochrome biogenesis protein CcsB translates to MNLVNISMFALGLALFLYMIGSITYGVTVMGKRYSKHDANTHERKWGRRSIIITLAAFGLHAVYFILRWISAGHIPNSNMFEYLVLLAGLITIAFLILFAIYRTPVLGMFALPVTVVILIYASVYPWQTSPLIPQLQSNLLIIHVTTAALGEAFFAIGFAAGFIHLVRTVNYAGTGKTERREQRGLELVFWVILVFIGFVLMHFLFKGLGYQAEFNYPTEERGEVITKNVTYSMPPIVGPHQYEKVSMDTFLGTSEPWVEAPGWLKGINSASKLNTIIWSLLSGTALYWLVRLILRRKIGAAVQPATKDLDPELLDEISYRSIAIGFPIFTLGALIFAMIWAQIAWSRFWGWDPKEVWALITWLFYSYYLHIRLSKGWIGKPSSWLAVVGFIIVMFTLIGVNLLIAGLHAYAGV